The following is a genomic window from Solanum stenotomum isolate F172 chromosome 4, ASM1918654v1, whole genome shotgun sequence.
aactttaaatatatatcctttaaatgtaaaatttaggGCTAACCCATCGGTAGCCCCTTAAAATTGACACCaaatttcacttagacaccttaactgagttttgttcattttagacacttTATGTAGGATTCCGTTGTGACATTTGGACATTTTTTTAACAATCACCCAAAAATATAAAGTGTGTGTTAAACACTCGCCGATGACGTGTCAAAATGACAAATTAAACAAAGACAcatgtcatatatataaaaaatgattctaaACTAATGACTTTTAAGTAAAACGAAAAATAACCACTGATTTGATGACATGTGGCATTTCaaactcaaataataaatattttttaaaaagaaattcatcACTTCTAATTTTCATTAAGAAACTCACCCTTGTCTTCTCCACTCCACCCATCCCAACCCCAACCGCTCCTCCACCCCCACTAGATCGTCCATCCTCTTTACCCTCACCCACCCCAACCTCAACCCCTTTTTCACTCTATCGTCATTTCAAGaaacatttttaaaagaatttaataacattgaaaaaattaatttataaaagcataattttttctcttctttacttCTAAAAAGAATCAGTTATAACTAACAATGGaagaattatttttgtttttacatttCTCGTATGTGCAGAGGATTCAAATATGTGAACAAGAAANatgtttttgaattatttttttaaaaaaatcaaaattttatgtctaaatatattattaaaattttaaattaactatttaaattcaaataataaaacataaattaaaggaaaaagggtGAAATAtacttttgaaatattttaaatagttagTTTTTTCTcccaataaaacaaaaaaatattgtgctaTTTGGGAACCCCTTTATGTCAAAGAAATAGCTTCAGTCatccaactttaaatatatatcttttaaatgtaaaatttaggGCTAACCCATTGGTGACCCCTTAAAATTGACACCaaatttcacttagacaccttaactgagttttgttcattttagacacttTATGTAGGATTCCGTTGTGACATTTGGACATTTTTTTAACAATCACCCAAAAATATAAAGTGTGTGTTAAACACTCGCCGATGACGTGTCAAAATGACAAATTAAACAAAGACAcatgtcatatatataaaaaataattctaaactaatgacttttaagtaaaaagaaaaataactactGATTTGATGACATGTGGCATTTCaaactcaaataataaatattttttaaaaagaaattcatcACTTCTAATTTTCATTAAGAAACTCACCCTTGTCTTCTTCACCCAACCAACCCACGCATCTTCTCCACTCCACCCATCCCAACCCCAACCGCCCCTCCACCCCCACTAGATCGTCCATCCTCTTTACCCTCACCCACCCCAACCTCAACCCTTTTTTCACTCTATCGTCATTTCAAgaaacattttaaaaagaatttaataacattgaaaaaattaatttataaaagcataatttttttctcttctttacttCTAAAAAGAATCAGTTATAACTAACAATGGAagaattgtttttgtttttacattTCTCGTATGTGCAGAGGATTCAAATATGTGAACAAGAAATAGAGTAATTATTTCGTGGCACTGAAATTTAATTGTTGGatctaaagaaaaagaataagaagaagatgatggtTGTGGTGATTTtcaaatttgtaaaattaaaaattgctgCAATTTTAATAAGATTAATGGTGATAATACAGCGGCGGTGGGTTGATGGTGTGTGGTGGATGAGATAATCACAAAGAAAGAGGGAAGAAGATGaacaatgttttaaaaataattttttgataaaaataaacctTTCACACGCTGACTTTGAGTGTATTACACTCACCATGCCATGTCAGcgaaaagtgtcaaaatgacacgaCGAGATCCAACATAAGGGGTTTAAAATGAACATACCCtaattgaggtgtctaagtgaaacttCGTGTCAATTTTAGGGGGACACCGATGGATTAGGCCTAAAatttaatatgtatatatataacgtAATTTTTTGACATTGACTACAGCTACGCCCCTGGTCCTAATGTGGATCCACACCTTATGCGTGCGAAATTATTGCAAGGCTGAGACACCAACCTGACCTACTTCCCTGGAAATAGTACTGAAATTATTAGTATCAATTTGACTTTATATACACATTATTTGATTCGATGAGATATATTGTTTTTAAAcattataatatatgaaaaaatagatGTGATATTTCTCCATTAATTACATGTGCTCACATGTCGACAATATGAGTTGGGCCTGTTGGTTCGATATggcataatttgtatttaataattttggaggccatttaaaaataagatttttttagcTGGATCCTAATAAGTCTATTGGTTCGTATGGCTTGAGAAATGTTGATTAGATTGGTTTGTgggtcaaataaaaaaaagtagaatattgaaataaatgttaaataaaaGGAGGAATTCAAATTTAAAGTCTACTTAAAGCatcatatataaaaattatagtacaagttaatatttctatttaataACTAGTATTATTTCTATTTAGGCAGTAAAGTCTTTGTCGGTGTGCTAGCTTAAGCAAAAgcattttcaaaaaaagttaaaaaaatgtttcttttgttttaaattcataCTCTTTGGGTtataactttattattttatttagggaaaattgtGTGAAATGGCAAACATCTAGAGTATATTATgtaatatagctatagtttttttgattttttttaatctatggCTACAATTTCGCAAAATTTTGCTACTCGGTTTTCTAATTGTATAAAtctagaatttgtataatttgacTCCCgattgtataaatccagaatttgtatatgcttaTCCTAGTTATTTgcatatgatttatgaaaacttCATAGTAAATTaccttgtttgtatattgacaagcgaaatatacaaacaaagttcTGAAAAAATCCTAAATGTGTAAATACACAATCTGTATATTCgcaagtgaaatatacaaacgggTAAGAGAAATATACAAACCGCAACCtccatttgtatatacttaccctatttgtatatttgaaagcgaaatatacaaaacGCAGCCTCCATAACAAataaaactatagctatgtaGTGCCATTATCAAAACTATAAATATAGAGCCTTATTTTATCTATTGTCTTTGCtatttttgaattcaaataaatccaaaagaaaaaaaaaaacagaaaaggaAAAGTCACAAAAGCTGGATCAATATTTCCAAAAAATTGGACCTTCATCAATTCCAAGTTGCCCCGTGATCGAAGAAATCGACCTCTCAGATGAAGGTATCGGGTTATAGTTTTATTACTTTGAATGTCACTAATATTAGTGTAAATTTTATAACtattttgagtaaaaaaattgacagtaacgaagaaaaatattttaattatagaCCTCTTCATATTAGATTTGCgagaaaaaagaaggaaaaactaGCTTATTAGATATACATTCATACCATATATACTAGTTCTATCTATACTTTCAAATAGTTACGTATCTTAACACTAAATAAGAGTTTCTTACCATATATTGAGTAAGATACACttatatacatgtatttttgaCACAAgaaatacactaaaatagggagggaagtgagcgagattgggaggGAGACGAGCGAGATAGTCATATATTACATATACATGTGAATCGCTACTAGATATACACCAAATACATGTATATCtatgtatctggtgtgattcgcatgtatctgagataccaGATACTAGGAGTGACGAGCGAGATCGGAAGCAGGCGAAGGAAATTTGTCCATGTATCTTAGACACGTATAAAATCTACTTGGATACAatatatctagaacaaattacacctaattttaaCATCATGTATCTCGAAATCGGTGGAgtaaattacaattaaaatactTACAATTGTAAGCAAGTAAATCCAGCAGTGTAAATTACATAGAAAATACTTGCGTGTTATCAACCACAAACTTAATTGGACCCATAATCTTATAGAGACTAATATATCTTACCATATAGTCCAAAATTTTAGGTTCAGTGTATAGACTTAAAAACTCAATACAAGGATGGGAAATGAAGGACAATAATACAAGtttggaaaataaaaagaaaatgacaaagtatgcatgtttttattattttctaatacCTCAGGTACTATCCTTTTCGTTTTTAACCTTAACCAACTTGGTATATTTTCAGACCGGGGAACTTTGATGATGATGTAATTGTAGTCATTAATGGAGCCAAATGTACTTGAAGGGTGTCAATCAATACCTTCTCGTTAAAGTAgctaaatcaaaattattatttaattgaacATTTATTACAATATATACTACAAATGGAGGTGCAACTCTACTATTAGACTACACAAAAAAGTTGTGTCATTTCCATAAAGAAGCAATGTTTCTAActatatatttatgaaattgatttaaGGCCTAGAGATATTCGAAGTTTCTAACTTGTTTAGAGTTTGaatgtgtatcattaggtcattttttaaaattacaggCAAAATCTTATAAAAGTGAAAATAAGGAATTTGAAAAATTGTTGAGATATCCCATTGCAACAAGTTAAATTATATCGATAAATAGAGGCGATttcttattaaataatttttgttcAAACTTctgtgtatatataaaaaatctatagtaaATATCTATAACTATTTGATTGTAAATTCAATTATTACTATGTATTAATTAAATCGAGATAATATCAGGATTATGAGAGCACTTATCTTGGGATGGGCTTACTACTTAGATGCTTTCAGCAATTATCCGCTCCGCACTTGGCTACCCAGCATTTACCGTGGGAATGATAACCGATACACCAAAGGTGCGTCCTTCCTGGTCCTCTTGAACTAGGGAAAGGTTTTCTCAATGCTCTAACGTCCACATCAGATATGGACCGAACTATCTCACGACGTTCTGAACTCAGCTCACGAAACGCTTTAATGGGCGAACAACCCAACCCTTGGAACATACTACAACCCCAGGTAGCGAAGAGCCGACATCGAGGAGCCAAACCTTTCTGTCAATGTGAACTTTTGGGGAAGATCAACTTGTTATCCCTAGAGTAACTTTTATCCGTTGAGCGATGACCCTTCCACTCAGCGCCGTCGGATCACTAAGGCCGACTTTCATTCTAGCTCGACAGGTGGGTCTTGTAGTCAAGGAATAGAGAAAAATCGTGATTGGTGTGGAGGGGAAGATTTGCTTATGATATAGATCAAGAAAGAGTCGTCTCATTTCCTTACTTCTTTATAATTCATTCACTTCAAGCTAAGACTGGTTTCGAACGCCGTGTAACATCATCTTCAACCAACCTCCACCGTACTTTTGTCCCTCTATCATCTTCTATCTGGTATACTTGGTAAGGGGCCCCAACTCATTTCTAGAATTTAAATGCTGCCGCGACTTCCTTCTTTTTGGGGGGATCAAGTAGCgaatccataaattttaaattctagtTTTGCCTCTGTTTCATGAAgtgtttattttttacattacCAACATATATGAGGTAAGCAATTTTGCTGAGTCTTCACAATGAATATAACACATCGAATTTGGTGTTTCTTGAACTATGAACCAACTAGATCTAGATAAAATAAGATCAAACTTACCGAATAATTAGTGAAGCTTAAAacttttatgaacttttataattttaatacttcatatttaattaattaataatttgttattgtGCGCATATAAACATAATTCATGAGATCGTTAATCAGATAGATTAAGTTACCATTAGTTAATCCTCTCAAATTTACAGATCTTAATCCTCTCGACATTTGTTTTAGTCGATCAGCTAACCTTTCATTAAGATGATATTAAAGGACTTAATAAAAAAGGATCATTGGCCATAGTCGTGCTTAACTAAAAACAttgatgattaatttattttttgttgttattatttttggttATCAAGTGAATTAAATGGCAGTCACAAAAGCTTGTAATTAATGAGGCGGTGCAAGTACATAAATTACAGAATCGAACTTAATAACTTTGATTAAAATTCTATATTTGTTTCAAGAAAACAGTTGaatacatataaattattaatttagaataAAGTGATTCaagtaaataaaattcttaaatccataaacttcaaatcttgaCTTCGTCTTTAGTCATCTTTCAGGAAATCCAATAAATAGTTGTGTATCTACCTCCATTTTTCGTGCTTGAGGACTTTCATCTTCTTGTTGATCAATAAATAAAGGCAGCGGTAGAGCCTCATACTgtaacaacaaattaaaaaatatttaatgattattcaatcaaaatatgaCTCACTAAATTCATTTCGATTCTTCCAAAATTTAGATCGACTTGTAGATCAGATTGACCCATGAGAAATTTTAGGAGATGCACACGAATAGAGTTTCAATGTGTGTTATTAggtataaaatttaatataaatatacaagTAAACCTTTAACATGTAAAattaatgatttaaaaaattatttcgatATCCTACGATAACAAgttacaaataaaagtaaaataataataattatactgtcaatatatacaaattaactcaaaatttggcaaaaatatGGTAGGGCAACATATTAAGGTAAAAGAAGGTAAAGTTATCTAAACGTGAGGCTTTTCTCCATagcttaaaaatattatttaatttattttattttaggtgTCTTAATTTGATCGATCTTGTTAACTTTTAAATCATATATAGCTTAAACACATTATTTCATTCAtcttattttatgtgttttaatttGATCGATTTTCATTAACTTTAAATCTAAAGTTGCTAAATATAAAAAGtgaattataaaattatatttcaccTTTTCCCGCAATTCTGCATTTTTCTCCATTAGGACTTTTTCCTGGGACAAAAGAACCAaggaaaattataataaagcaaTTATTACGCGATtgtctcaatttttttaaaaattaaaatgtaaataaaataaaaataaataaactgattttatggatacaataatatatactaatGCATTTTACCTCGTCTTTTAGAAGAGAAATTTTTTCCTTGTATAGCTGGTTCTGAAattataaaacacaaaaatattaattccaTTGTAAAAGCTTCACTTTATGTTATTACTCCGTTTATTTCAATTTACATGAATCTATTTTCTTTAAATCGGTTTTACAAAAGTATgatatctttttaaatttagaaacaatttagtttaaaccttttattttacttaaaaagattttatagctatacataaatattatgacATGTTTAATCTCAGTAACAGATCCAAGATTGACATTAAGGGGCGTCAatgattataataaaaaatataattatgactACAACAtacaatttcaagaaattttcaCAACACGTTAACCACTAGATTAAATATTTAACTTGTGTCAAGAAGTGTcaatacttgtatatatatttattaaaccaAAATATGACCCTATATACgatataatttttcgacgaagagGTATCAAGCGCTTGACACCCCTTATTCAAGGGTGGGTCTGCCCCTATTTAACATCATAAGTTCCAAGAAATTTATAACCACCTAATATAATGATATGTTTAAAATCAGATATTTCAAAAATCTGTATAGATTATgattagatatttaaaaaatctgTATAGATTATGATTTGATAAGTTAGCATCCACATGGACACACAAAAGAGTGTGTGGCACACAGAGAGGTGTGtgttggggtggggtggggggggggggggagtttCAATTTATGAGGAaaacaaattatgtatttttatactctatatattatacttgtcaTGTTTAAAGAGCATATTACTCAATGGGTATTTTAGTACATTACatatattttaagtttaaaattacTAAATTCAAAAGTTATTCTTGAATTATGTATCTGATGAATGAAAATACTTAAATTATGTGTTGTTCAGACTCTTAAAAAATTGTAAACAAGTGCGTTTAGATCTATATTTGTACATACATACCTTTTTTGCCCTaatatttcttaaactttgaTCTAACTGTCCTTCAACCATTTCAAGTTCATCAATGGAGCAAGACTCTAAATCTTCTCCTAAAAGCCTTCTGCAATCAACAACATAACAAcacagaaaataaataaattcagaaTCATCTACAAATTAgttttatactccctccgtctcaatttatgtagcatTTTCGGGTTTCAAGATTTAaataagtctatctttgacccTAAATTTTTCATacatcttttaaatattatggattatcaattatgtaatttaaagtactttttaagtaatttacgaatatataaatttcatttcaaaaaatttgaagattctatatatacacaaatttatggtcaaatttaaattgtttctcTCAAAAAACAAATAGTGGCACATAATTGAGACTgaggaaataatataattatcgtAGCATAGGGAAATTGTAGATATTAATTACCTTTTAGAGTTTTCAAGAACCTCCAGATTCCTAGTCATGCTCATAACCTCCTCCTTCAAATGCtacataaaaatttaataaacaaaatatttaaggaattatatttaaaaagttttcGAAAGATTAGGAATGAAGAACTGTTCATCTATAAACACTCGTTAGAAAACGtaaaaaaattttatattaaaacacAAAATGTATGAAAATGTAATCAATCTTGATCTTTAAAAGCTGATAAAAGGATTTTAAGATATTTGtaaggaataaaaaaataattaagcttTACATACAAACTATGGTTGCTTCTGAAATCTTGTGCAATAAGAAGGCACCATctaaacttaaaggtaagtcCAGCAAAGTAGTGGTTACACCAATGTTGTACGGGGCAGAGTGTAGATCAGTTAAGAATTAATCCAACAATCAGAAGATGCAAGTCACAgaatgaggatgttgagatgaaTGGGCGGACAAGTAGGAGTGATGTTATTAGTGACAATGCGGGAATGGTGGCCGCCATAGTGGACAAGACGAGGGAATCAAGACTAAAATaatttggacatgtgaagaggagatgtGCAATATTGCCCCAATAAAGAGGTGCAAGAGGTGCCAGAGGCTTAATATAGCAGGTGTGAAAGAAGTAGAGATAGGCCGAAGAAGTATTGGAGAGAAGTGATTAGtctgagtatgttgttgttatacATACAACTCTGATTGGATATTCCAGTAGGGAAGTACAAAATTTCGTTAAAGATGTTCAAGATATTTTCAAAGTTTAATATATGTATGAAAAGTACATGTATAATTTTTCTACGAAAGATATTCAATTGACTACCCTCGCCATACCTAGCTATACCCCTGAGATAGTCACAAGTGTTTAGCAAATCATATTACACTATTCAAGATTGTGGCTGGGTTTATTATAAAAGATACCCTAATTAATCCCATAGTACTTCAAAAATCTTGcttaaattagaaataatatcaATTAAAGAGCACTAATTTTGGGTTGATTACAGCCTTTGCCATGTTATTAATTATCCACATGAATGTggtaatattatataatatatataacatataaacatagcataaattgaaaaaatgctAACCTCAGTAGTCTGTTCAAGTAATATTTTGTCATGTCTCAAATTCTTGTCATTCTTCTGATAACGTTCTATTGTCTTGTTAGtactgaaaaaagaaaagaaaaaaatgaagaaactcACACTATTAGTTCTCCAACATTTTACTCAACaataatggaaaagaaaaatgacgTGAAGAATGGTCAGTTGAACATCTTTTGTTAAAAagttatattatgtatatagaAAATTTTACGAAGTATACAAATTaaacttttcatatttatatattaaatcttgaaCAACCTTGATAAAATTTATGACATCGCCGCTGACTTTTTACTAACTCGAATCCCCCATTATATCTTAAGCCGTTTTAACAATGCCATGCCTCTATGTTTGAATCCTAAGAGCCTTTACATTATCTTGGATGCATGTatgaggtcaaaattaggtgtaatttgttcaaGATACATTGTATTCAAGTGAATTTACATGTATTCTCTCGCTCACCTCTATCCAatctcgctcgtctctctccctattttaatgtatctgatagcaaaaatacatgtatctagttgCCTCTGACTTGAAATCtagtatgaaattattaattaatgattcCTATGTTTGAATCCTAAGAGCCTGAAATTTTAGTCTCATTGAAAACGTGTTTAGTGCCTCTTTGTTGGACTTCATAATGCACTAGTTGAGAGGTAAATTGCACTATATTAACAATATAAGGTACATAATAATTTTGTGCACTATCCATATTCTTCCTCTAGGTTAGTGTGATAAAGAGTCCAAATAGACCAATGTTGGCATTCAATTGTATCTATGACTTCATTATTTGTCTTTCTTTTGGAATGGTGAGTTGTTATTAGATCATTTATCTTGGATTTTGCCCATGTCTTTTCCCTAATTTCTAGTGTCTTTTCATGACTAGGCTTTCCCATTTGTTTACCCTATTTGGTATGTTAACCCTATCAGCTTTTTGCACTCTTTTTGTATCATGTTTAAATATCTTGCAATATTACATAATATAGTGTTAGTGTGGCATTTTAATAGTTTAAGAATTTACATTTCTTACATTGCCACATAGTCATTGGTACTGCCGTTTGGTTGACTTCTCATGGGCTGCAGAATGTTAATGGCAATATTGGTTGCTACATTACTCACTAGTGCGTTACTCCATTTTGGAATTACAATATTTGTTACTGTTGCAGCTTGTCAACAAACTAACTGATGGTTTTTGACCATTAAGCCGAGAAAAGTTTCATTGTCCATTAAAACTTTTGTAACCTTTCATACATTATTTCACTAGTTATTCTTCATTATACCTTGTAAtctatgtaactcctaagaccattatcttcactatttactaccccattatcttcctattcattgctaggaagacttcttctagtataaatagtggtggtcttcatttggtttgttaGATACAacacataagaaaaaaatagagaggaaaaagtttgtcaaaaagagagttcttattagttgaagggaggtgttctttttgtggagctttggactcaactcttgtccagagttgttgagttatatattGTGATTAGGCTGTTGTATcatggaggggacaagtcaagaagaaCTACTGCTGGACCGatgaaaacatttgctgcagtgggcttgaatctccttaaagagagcgagatattcACGCCTCAacctgaagagatttatttcttcatttttattttcaattgtaatcttgtattttttgttatcttataagttttcactaacaattttaaggagattaCAGATGGCTACAATTAAAAAAACCGCGGATGTCAAGATGGGAGACCTTAACAAGCCATTTTGGTTCAATGGTAATCATTTTAAGAGATGGAAGGGTAAAGTACCTTTCTACTTAAgtcttctcaatgtttcttatgtgttaactgagaagaatcctaataaagtagacatcacctctatgaatgatgatgaaactatttctcatctagagaaagtggaaaagtacgATGGTGATTCCTATAAGTGTCGGTATTATATACTTAATTGTCTAtctgataatttttatgattattatgatagaacttactctagtgcaaagaaaatttggaaagcGTTACAAAGTAAGTATGATACCGAAGAGGCTGGAGCGAAAAAATATGCGGCTAGTAGATTTTTTCGTTTCCAAATGGTGAACAACAAATCAGTGGTAGACCAAGCTTAAGACtttataatgattgttggaGAGCTAAGGTCCGAGGAGTAAAAATTGGAGATAACCTTATTGTTTGTGGCATAGTAGATAATCTTCCACCTTCTTGgaaggaatttcaaaaaactatgcgccacaaacaaaaggaaacctCTCTTAAAACCTTGATAATGAAAATCCGCATGGAAGAAGAGGCAAGGGGCcaagatgcacttttacaaCCAGAAGAGAACAACATCACAacgaaggtaaatttaattacttcaaataatgtTACTCCTGAAActcacaaaaatacttctttgaagcctaagaagaaaaaattcaagaaaaataatgatagacctcccaagaaaaataatggtgaaaatatccaagcacaaaatcaacaagttcaagacAAGGGACCATGCTTTGTTTGTGGCAAGAGTGGGTATATTGCTCGATTTTGCAGATTTCAAAAACGTGGTCCTAACCCTCAGGCAAACATTACCGAAGAACCTTTTGTGGCGGTGATTACTGACATAAACATGGTTGAGAATGTTGATGGATGGTGGGCTGATTCTGGTGCAAACCGTCATGTCTGTTATGACAAAGACTGGTTTAAgaaatatactcattttgaggagCCAAAACCATCATGCTTGGTGATGCTCACACTACTCAAGTGCTTGGAAAGGGAGATGTCGAATTGTGTTTTACTTCTGGAAGGgtattaactttgaaagatgtactttaTAGTCCTTCTATGAGGAAAAATTTGATGTttagttttcttcttaataaagcagGCTTTAAACATATTATTGAGTCTAATCAATATGTAATAGtgaagaaggatatttttgtgGGAAAGGGGTATGCATGTGATGGGATGTTCAAACTGAatattgaaatgaataaaactTTTACTTCTGTTTACatgctttcttctaccaatttttggcatgctcgtttgtgtcatattaatgaCCGTTATGTTGGAATCATGAGTAGTTTAGAATTAATCCCAATggttaaaaagaattttgaa
Proteins encoded in this region:
- the LOC125863169 gene encoding MADS-box protein SOC1-like isoform X2 encodes the protein MVRGKTEIKRIENATSRQVTFSKRRGGLLKKAFELSVLCDAEVSLIIFSQKGKLFEFSSSSTNKTIERYQKNDKNLRHDKILLEQTTEHLKEEVMSMTRNLEVLENSKRRLLGEDLESCSIDELEMVEGQLDQSLRNIRAKKEKVLMEKNAELREKYEALPLPLFIDQQEDESPQARKMEVDTQLFIGFPER
- the LOC125863169 gene encoding MADS-box protein SOC1-like isoform X1 — protein: MVRGKTEIKRIENATSRQVTFSKRRGGLLKKAFELSVLCDAEVSLIIFSQKGKLFEFSSSSTNKTIERYQKNDKNLRHDKILLEQTTEHLKEEVMSMTRNLEVLENSKRRLLGEDLESCSIDELEMVEGQLDQSLRNIRAKKNQLYKEKISLLKDEEKVLMEKNAELREKYEALPLPLFIDQQEDESPQARKMEVDTQLFIGFPER